One stretch of Candidatus Saccharibacteria bacterium oral taxon 488 DNA includes these proteins:
- the dnaA gene encoding chromosomal replication initiator protein DnaA codes for MNSQAIWQGVLGEIEVSIPPSSFSTWFKSTELDIISANEVAVLSPNPFVLTQLEKRYYQRIADGLKRSGLAVSTIHFRPKKTAARKQRLSRDEPNSAAATQPIIKQSKKSATNLNPRYTFDNFIVGSSNDLAHAACQAIAASPGTKYNPLYLYGGSGLGKTHLMQAVGNEIIKRQPSARVLYTTTETFVSEFLDSIRFKKKGFSDKYRNVDVLIVDDMQFIANKEKTQDEFFHTFNDLHQNDKQIIISSDKPPKSIPTLTDRLRSRFEWGMTIDVQMPDYETRCAIVTAKAGLSNVELSADVVEYLATNFKTNIRELEGALNQLLAYAEMQNITPDAETAEGLLGNIKRSRPQHITAKQIIDKTARHFGVEVKDVCSPKRDKYIMQPRQIAMYLLRSELKMSFPKIAQELGRKDHTTAIHSVDKISKEMLISVNIREQINDIRDKLYV; via the coding sequence GTGAATAGTCAAGCTATTTGGCAGGGAGTGCTGGGTGAAATTGAGGTTTCAATTCCGCCATCGTCATTTTCGACCTGGTTTAAGTCGACCGAGCTTGACATTATATCTGCTAATGAGGTGGCCGTCCTATCACCCAACCCCTTCGTGTTGACACAGCTGGAAAAACGCTACTATCAGCGCATCGCTGACGGCTTGAAGCGAAGCGGCCTTGCGGTCTCGACGATTCATTTTCGACCCAAAAAAACAGCTGCTCGAAAGCAGCGCCTCAGCCGTGATGAACCAAATTCAGCGGCCGCCACCCAACCGATCATCAAGCAGTCTAAAAAATCAGCAACCAACCTCAACCCGCGCTATACCTTTGACAACTTCATCGTTGGCTCGAGTAATGACTTGGCGCACGCCGCCTGTCAAGCAATTGCCGCTAGTCCTGGCACCAAATATAACCCGCTTTATCTCTATGGCGGTTCGGGGCTTGGCAAGACCCATTTAATGCAGGCCGTTGGTAACGAGATTATTAAGCGCCAACCCTCCGCCCGCGTACTATATACCACCACCGAGACCTTTGTGAGTGAATTTCTCGACTCGATTCGCTTCAAGAAAAAAGGATTTTCCGATAAATATCGTAACGTCGATGTCCTGATCGTTGACGATATGCAGTTTATCGCCAATAAGGAAAAAACTCAGGACGAGTTCTTTCACACCTTTAACGACCTACACCAAAACGACAAGCAAATTATCATCAGCTCTGACAAGCCGCCCAAAAGCATCCCTACCCTGACCGACCGCCTGCGCAGTCGCTTTGAGTGGGGCATGACGATTGACGTGCAGATGCCCGATTATGAAACTCGCTGCGCTATCGTTACTGCCAAGGCCGGCCTGAGCAATGTCGAATTATCCGCTGATGTCGTTGAATATCTCGCCACCAATTTCAAGACCAATATTCGCGAACTTGAGGGGGCGCTCAATCAACTCCTCGCCTACGCCGAGATGCAGAACATCACGCCCGATGCCGAAACCGCCGAGGGGCTGCTCGGTAATATCAAGCGCTCTCGCCCGCAACATATCACCGCCAAGCAAATTATCGACAAAACTGCTCGCCACTTTGGCGTTGAGGTCAAGGATGTGTGTTCACCAAAGCGCGATAAATACATCATGCAGCCACGCCAAATTGCCATGTACCTGCTGCGCAGCGAGCTCAAGATGAGCTTTCCAAAAATTGCCCAAGAGCTTGGCCGCAAAGACCACACCACCGCCATTCATTCGGTTGACAAAATTAGCAAGGAGATGCTTATCAGCGTCAACATTCGTGAACAAATTAATGACATCCGAGACAAACTCTATGTGTAA
- the dnaN gene encoding DNA polymerase III subunit beta, protein MKLTVTQENLARALANVGRIAASRNELAILNNILLRTDGSRLVVAATNLEIASTQYVGAKVERPGSITIPARLVSEFVASLPSGTVELEVKDEHLHLTADKFSSVINGVVADEFPELPTVDEQTAVRLDMSADELKKAVSQTIIATSSDATRAVLTGVYWHTYNGELYLAATDGYRLAEKRLMRFDGEITAIVPASTLQEVLRSLDTETSDVSLFFDETQVGFRTDHLEIVSRLIDGKFPDYRQLIPKLAETEVVIRKADFLRITKVASLFARESGGGITLKASHEQALLSIHSIASELGENTSEASAEVSSDGEITLNSRYLIESLGATDGETVTFSFNGKLSPCVIREQTPTPDCMHIVMPLKR, encoded by the coding sequence ATGAAGCTCACCGTCACCCAAGAAAACCTCGCCAGAGCCCTCGCTAATGTCGGGCGCATCGCCGCCAGTCGTAACGAACTGGCGATACTGAATAACATTTTATTACGAACCGATGGCTCTCGGCTGGTCGTAGCGGCGACGAATCTGGAGATCGCCTCTACCCAGTATGTTGGCGCCAAGGTCGAGAGGCCCGGCTCGATAACTATCCCAGCCCGACTAGTGAGCGAGTTTGTCGCCAGCCTGCCAAGTGGTACGGTCGAGTTGGAGGTTAAGGACGAGCATCTACATCTGACCGCAGACAAGTTTTCATCCGTTATTAATGGTGTCGTGGCGGATGAGTTTCCGGAGCTACCGACAGTGGATGAGCAGACGGCGGTGCGACTGGATATGAGTGCCGATGAGCTAAAAAAGGCAGTTTCGCAAACCATTATCGCGACGTCTAGTGATGCCACGCGGGCGGTGTTAACTGGTGTGTACTGGCATACCTATAATGGTGAGTTGTATCTAGCGGCCACGGACGGTTATCGGTTGGCGGAGAAACGGCTGATGAGATTTGACGGTGAAATTACCGCCATCGTGCCAGCATCGACACTCCAGGAGGTGCTGCGGAGTCTCGATACCGAAACAAGTGACGTAAGTTTGTTTTTTGATGAAACACAGGTCGGGTTTCGGACGGATCATCTAGAGATCGTGAGTCGGCTGATCGATGGCAAATTTCCCGACTATCGTCAACTGATTCCTAAACTCGCCGAGACCGAGGTGGTAATTAGAAAAGCCGATTTCCTGCGCATCACCAAGGTTGCCAGTCTCTTTGCGCGCGAATCGGGTGGCGGCATTACCCTCAAGGCTAGTCACGAGCAAGCGCTACTATCAATCCATTCAATTGCTTCGGAGCTCGGTGAGAATACCTCTGAGGCTAGTGCCGAGGTGTCGAGCGACGGCGAGATTACGCTCAATTCTCGTTATCTGATCGAGTCACTTGGCGCCACTGATGGCGAGACTGTCACCTTCTCGTTTAACGGCAAACTGTCGCCATGCGTCATCCGCGAGCAGACCCCCACGCCAGATTGTATGCATATTGTTATGCCGTTGAAGCGCTAG
- a CDS encoding CHAP domain-containing protein, which produces MERKLVLQRVVIVISIISLLFGSSPVFAELNTDQLRATFEDNSILFSNNSEDTNCSPNAAQRAGDAAGELVGEDNLKKAFNYFISKGAPKFVAAAIVGNLYQESKGNPILRQNKGSEPNPLKAGGKYHPWNPSKPAGMGDAWGIAQWDPGVAVLYWQQQAGVQGDVTSLEVQLAIVWWQLQNLAPTSRKNVLAEMTASGNVNEATSIMVKKFFGAGIPRTDIRAAYANKAMSWEPDPSIAAAAASGAATNCSDDSGGGGGTISEGGLNEEQAKKFMMNYGENKNNESQKAMGGYLWNNCNGGGSNCVSFSVFFLNKFTSTKGVYTPGNGEAVVSYLRSNRRVPTGKTPKVGAIFSWNGGRYGHTGVVLGIHGDTVIVGQASCSGPGKGRGDGTQSGGGSGFIRVGKINETKAWLGRLPDEFAYPEVDMSAVASYVGASTSGGGGNVAL; this is translated from the coding sequence ATGGAACGAAAATTAGTCTTGCAAAGGGTTGTTATCGTTATATCAATTATTTCGCTGCTTTTTGGGAGCTCACCGGTATTTGCCGAACTAAATACCGACCAACTGCGCGCGACATTTGAAGACAATAGTATCCTTTTTAGTAATAATTCTGAAGATACAAACTGTTCACCAAATGCCGCACAGCGGGCGGGCGATGCCGCAGGAGAGTTGGTCGGTGAAGATAATCTAAAGAAAGCATTTAATTATTTTATATCCAAAGGTGCACCAAAGTTTGTTGCAGCAGCAATCGTTGGTAATTTATATCAGGAGTCAAAAGGTAACCCAATTCTTCGTCAAAATAAAGGCTCCGAGCCAAATCCGCTCAAGGCCGGCGGTAAGTATCACCCGTGGAACCCGAGTAAACCGGCTGGTATGGGCGATGCCTGGGGAATCGCCCAATGGGACCCGGGTGTAGCCGTCCTTTACTGGCAACAGCAGGCTGGCGTCCAGGGTGATGTTACCAGTCTCGAGGTGCAACTAGCTATCGTCTGGTGGCAACTCCAGAACCTTGCACCAACTTCACGTAAAAACGTTCTTGCCGAAATGACGGCCTCGGGCAACGTAAACGAGGCAACCTCTATTATGGTAAAGAAGTTCTTTGGTGCTGGTATTCCACGAACCGATATTCGCGCGGCTTATGCTAACAAAGCCATGAGCTGGGAGCCAGATCCTTCTATCGCAGCCGCAGCGGCTTCTGGTGCCGCTACTAACTGCAGTGATGATAGTGGAGGTGGAGGCGGCACCATCTCCGAAGGTGGCCTCAACGAAGAGCAGGCAAAGAAATTCATGATGAATTACGGCGAAAATAAGAACAATGAAAGCCAGAAGGCTATGGGTGGTTACCTGTGGAATAATTGTAATGGTGGCGGCTCGAATTGTGTGTCGTTCTCTGTATTCTTTTTAAACAAGTTCACTTCTACAAAAGGCGTCTATACACCCGGAAATGGAGAGGCGGTTGTGTCATACTTAAGGAGCAACAGGCGCGTGCCAACCGGCAAAACACCAAAGGTTGGAGCAATATTTAGCTGGAACGGTGGGCGGTATGGACATACTGGTGTCGTCCTCGGCATTCACGGTGATACTGTTATCGTTGGCCAAGCAAGCTGTAGTGGTCCCGGTAAGGGGCGCGGTGATGGTACACAATCGGGTGGCGGATCTGGTTTCATTCGCGTAGGTAAGATCAACGAGACAAAGGCGTGGCTCGGTCGCCTACCAGATGAGTTTGCCTACCCAGAAGTTGACATGTCGGCAGTAGCAAGTTATGTTGGAGCAAGTACAAGTGGAGGCGGTGGCAATGTTGCACTATAA